In bacterium, the DNA window TCGGTGAGCCACTTCCACGCGTCGCCCACGCCTTCTTCGTTGAGCTCGATCTGCTCGTAGTTGGCGGTGTCCATGAAGTGGAACTGCGTGCCTTCGCGGTAGAGGAACTCCATCGCCCGCTCGTCGAGATGGCACTCGTCGATCTTCTCGCCGGAGCGCCAGGTGCGCTCGACGACGAGGCCGCTGACGAGGCTCTTGCACTTGCAGCGGGTGAAGGCGTTCCCTTTCCCCGGCTTGACGAACTGGGCGTCGGCGACGACGTACGGTTCGCCGTCCAGCTCGATCTTGGTTCCCTTGCGCAAATCGGACGTGTCGTACACGGAAGCACCTCTTCGGCCGGGGCTGCGCCCGAGCCGAAAACGGATCGTTCGAGGCTGGGCAGCCGCTGGAATGAGCCGACGGACACCGACGGCGGCGGCCGTCGGACCGGCGCATTATAGGGTCAATGAACGACTTCCAAAAGGCAGCCCCCCGCGCCGCGGCGCGGCGCGGACTCGTCGCGGGGGACCGGCCGCTTCCGCTCGCCGAGGCGGCCAAGCGGCTCGGCGCGACGCTCGACGACGAGGCGCGGCGCGCGGCGCGTCGCTTGCCGCTGCGCTTCCCCGAGGGATACGTCTCGCTCGCCGATCCCGCCGACCCCGACGATCCGATCCGACGGATCGTCTGGCCCGATCCGTCCGAGAACCGGCCCGACCCCGAGGCGATCGACGATCCGGTCGGCGAAGCCGCCTTGGCCGAGCCGCGGTTCGTCGTCCGCAAGCACCCGGACCGCGCGCTCTTCCTGCTTACCTCGCGCTGCCATCTCTACTGCCGCTACTGCTTCCGCGCCGGGCACGGCGCGGACCCGACGCTCCCCGAGATCGAGGCGGCGATCGACGGCCTCGCCGGCGACGAGCGGCTGCGCGAAGTGATCTTCTCCGGGGGCGACCCGCTGACGCTTCCCGACGAGTTCCTCGCCGCGGCGCTCGGCGCGCTCGCGCGCCTGCCGCGCCTCGCGACGGTGCGGGTCCACACGCGGGCGCCGATCCACGATCCGGCGCGGATCACGCCCGATCTGGTCCGCGCGCTCGCCGCCTCGCCCCGGCCGCTCTGGATCGTCGTCCACGCCGCGCACCCGCGGGAGCTGACGCCGCGCGTCGACGAAGCGCTGGCCCGGCTGCGCGGCGCGGGGGCGGCGCTCCTCGACCAGACCGTCCTGCTGCGCGGCGTCAACGCCGATCCGGCGACGCTCGCCGAGCTGTTCCTCGGCCTCTACGCGCGGCAGGTCAAGCCGTACTACCTGCACCACCCCGACCGCGTCGCCGGCGGAGCGCGCTTCCGCGTGACGATCGAGGAGGGGAAGAGAATCGCGGCGACGGTGCGGGAGTCGATCCCCGGCCCGGCGATGCCGTCGTACGTCCTCGACCTGCCCGACGGCTCGGGCAAGACGCTCGTCGAGACGATGGAGCGCCGCGCGGACGGCCTCTACGTCGCGCGGCACGCCGACGGGCGGGAAAGCCTCTACAAGGACATCGCGCGGAACGGCGATTCGGACGGCGCGACGGCGCGGCGCGGAAAGCGACGCTGATCCTCGGCCGCCGCGGCGCGCGGCGCCGAAACGTCAGCCGCGCGGCGTCGTCAGTTCCTTGATCGTCTCCAGCAGCAGCGGGATGTCGATCGGCTTGGCGAAGACCCGCGCCGCCCCCATCTTCTCAGCCGCCGCGAGGTAGCCGAGATTCCCGAGACGCCCGCCGCCGGACATCGCGATGATCGGCAGGCCGGGCCGCGCGGCCAGCAGCTCGCGGATCGTCTCCAGCCCTTCCTTCCCCGGCATCAGCAGGTCGGTCAGCACGACGTCCGCTTCGCGCTTCCTGAAGGCCTTGAGGCCGGCGACGCCTTCCTCGGCGGCGTCCACCTCGTAGCCGTTTCGCTCGAGCAGCTGCTTGAGCATGTCGCGCGTCTGCTCGTCGTCTTCGATCACGAGGACTCGTGGCATCGCTCGTCCCTTTCGCGGGCTCCGTCGAGGAGCCGCCTGATGGCGCGCGCCAGTTCGAGCGCGTCGGCGGGCTTCGCGAGAACGGCGCCCACGCCGGTCTCCTCCGCCCGCAGTTCCGCAATCCTAAGACCGAAACCGGTCGTCAGGAGCACCGGCAAGCCGGGATTGAGCGTCCTCGCCCGGCGGGCCAACTCCAGCCCGTCCAGCCCCGGCATCGCCAGGTCGGCGACGCCGATGTCGAACTCCCGCGGCGCCGCGGCCAACGCGTCGTGCGCGGCGTCGCCGCGGGCGTAGGCCGCGACCTTGTAGCCGAGACGCTCCAACAGTTGCCGGCCGAAGTCGAGCACTTCCGGCTGGTCGTCCGCGAGG includes these proteins:
- the efp gene encoding elongation factor P, whose amino-acid sequence is MYDTSDLRKGTKIELDGEPYVVADAQFVKPGKGNAFTRCKCKSLVSGLVVERTWRSGEKIDECHLDERAMEFLYREGTQFHFMDTANYEQIELNEEGVGDAWKWLTENLPVTMLFHNNGPISIDLPNFVELDITDCEPAVKGDTKTNAMKQALLSTGAKVNVPMFVDNGERIRVDTRTGEYVERVKR
- a CDS encoding KamA family radical SAM protein yields the protein MNDFQKAAPRAAARRGLVAGDRPLPLAEAAKRLGATLDDEARRAARRLPLRFPEGYVSLADPADPDDPIRRIVWPDPSENRPDPEAIDDPVGEAALAEPRFVVRKHPDRALFLLTSRCHLYCRYCFRAGHGADPTLPEIEAAIDGLAGDERLREVIFSGGDPLTLPDEFLAAALGALARLPRLATVRVHTRAPIHDPARITPDLVRALAASPRPLWIVVHAAHPRELTPRVDEALARLRGAGAALLDQTVLLRGVNADPATLAELFLGLYARQVKPYYLHHPDRVAGGARFRVTIEEGKRIAATVRESIPGPAMPSYVLDLPDGSGKTLVETMERRADGLYVARHADGRESLYKDIARNGDSDGATARRGKRR
- a CDS encoding response regulator, with translation MPRVLVIEDDEQTRDMLKQLLERNGYEVDAAEEGVAGLKAFRKREADVVLTDLLMPGKEGLETIRELLAARPGLPIIAMSGGGRLGNLGYLAAAEKMGAARVFAKPIDIPLLLETIKELTTPRG